GTCGGAGTTCTTCCGTCCTCCGAGGTGGTTCGTGGAGGCCGAACGCATCCTGGGGGAGCAGATCGAGCTGGAGGAGGAGGCGGAGCGGGCACCGGTCCGCGCTCGCTTCGCGTCGCTCGCGGGCCAGCATCCCGCCTTGGTGGCCTGGACTCTGGGCCTCGGGATCATGGCGCTGGCCTTCCGGTTCCTGGTGGGACCGGAGGTCCTGCAGGGCGGGGCCCTCGCCACGTTTCCTGCGGGGCCCACGGGGTTCTTTCACGAGCTCGTCTCGGGCTTCCGGACCACCGTGCTCGGGGGGTCCCAAGCCGCGAGCCCCGCGCTCGGCGCCCTGGGCGGGCTGTCGGCGGTCGCGTTCGCTAGCACCGGCGTGGCCCAGAAGCTCCTGCTGGTCTGCCTGCCGCCGGTCGCCGGCCTCGTCCTATACCGCTCGATGCTTCGCCAGACCGGGCAACGGGTAGCCGCCGTCGTCGCGGCGGGCGCCTACGCGCTCTCGGCCACGGTCTTCTGGGCGTTCTCCGAGGGGCGGATCGAGGTGCTCGTGGCGCTGGCGGTGTTGCCAGCAGTCGCGGATCGGCTCGACGCCGCCTTCGGGCGCGGCTCGCCGGGTCCTCCCTTCCGCTTCGTGGTGGGTATGGGAGCCGCGCTGGCCATCGGTGTGGCGTTCTTCCCCGGCATCCTCCTACCGGTCGGAGCGCTGGCCGCGCTCCAGCTCGTCGCTGGCCGGACACGGAGCCGTGGGCTGGCTCTGACCGTCGCGGCCACCGCGGTGGCGGGCATCCTCTTGGCGCCCGTGGTCCCGGACATCGTGACGTCTCCGGGCCCGGAGCTCTCCTCGTTGGTGGGCGAGCCGAGCTTCTCCCTGTTAGCCCGTCTGGCGCCGGGAACGGGTCCGGGGACCTGGCCGGTGGCCTGGTTCCTCCCCGCCGCCGCCCTGATCGCCTTCAGCCTGGTGGGGCCGCCGTATCGGGGCCGGGCCTGGCGCGCGACGCTTGCCGCCATCAGCGGCGTGTTCCTGGCGTGGGCCTCCGCTGCCGGATACTTGCCTGCGGCCTTCACCAATGCCCCGGCCTATCTCGCACTCGCCGCTGTGGCCGAGGCAACCGTCGTGGCCTACGGCCTGGCCTCGATCGGGTCGGGCATCGAGCGGGAGGCGTTCGGGTATCGGCAAGTGGCCGCCGGCGTCGTCGCGCTGCTCCTCGCCGGCGGCCTGGTGGGCCAGACCTTCCAGGCGGCGCTGGGGAACTGGACGATCGGCCCGAACGCGTTGCCATCGGCATGGCCGCTCGTCTCGAACGAGCCGGGCGACTTCCGGATCCTGTGGCTCGGTCGGCGGAGCGGCGACCCCTTCCCGGCTCCGGGTGGCGATCCTTCAGGGATCGTGGAGGCCGGATCGGCGACCGTCCGCTTCGCCGTCACCGACCGCGACGGGATCAGCGCCCTGGACGTCGGAAGGCGCGAGGAGGGAGCGGGATACGACTACCTTCGGCGGACGCTCACCGAGCTCCTCGCGGGCCAGACGAGCCACGGCGGCGCGCTCCTTTCCCCACTCGCCATCCGGTTCATCGTGGCGGGAGAGGGCGATCTCCCCGCCGCGGCCGCGGCCAGGCTCGACGCCCAGCTCGACCTGAACCTGACCCCCGCCGGCGGGCTCGTGATCTACAACAATTCGCGCGTCCTGCCGGTCGCGTTCGTGACCTCCTCGCCCCCGTTCGCCGACGCGGCCGGCGGCACCGACCTCGAGCCGATCGCTTCCCTTCCTCCCCCCGACGTGAAGTCGATCGCCTCGCTCCCGGGAGGCTTCGGTGGCACATCCACCGGCGGGTTCGGGTTCGTCTCTGAACAAGACGAAGGCGGTTGGCGCGCGCAGACGGGGGGACGAACCCTTGGGACGGAGCCGGCGTTCGGCTGGGGGGTCGGGTTCGATGCGGCGCCGGGGCCCGTTCGCCTGACCTATGCCCTTCAGTGGAT
The genomic region above belongs to Candidatus Methylomirabilota bacterium and contains:
- a CDS encoding glycosyltransferase family 2 protein, with translation MVTTTADHTPVADAVRTPSVLVVLVVSNGARWLRENLRSLAGQTHPKLGVIAVDGGSRDGSREILQQALGPQRLIVLPEDRGLSGALRAALDLPVARAADYVLVLHDDAALASDAVTFMVEAAEGLRGVERVGIVGPKVVDWDDPAMLREVGRSTDRFGHPHTPLQDGELDQGQYDRILEVLYVSSCAMLISREAWQRTGPFDERFGGHHDDLDFCWRARLAGFRVLMTPLAQARHRGEGGERAVAHERGPQYHAERVAVASMLKNYGALSLLWLLPLHVVIEAARLAYLGVARRLEEAYELLAAWAWNLAHLPSTVRRRVRAQSVRRVPDRLIRRFMESEFFRPPRWFVEAERILGEQIELEEEAERAPVRARFASLAGQHPALVAWTLGLGIMALAFRFLVGPEVLQGGALATFPAGPTGFFHELVSGFRTTVLGGSQAASPALGALGGLSAVAFASTGVAQKLLLVCLPPVAGLVLYRSMLRQTGQRVAAVVAAGAYALSATVFWAFSEGRIEVLVALAVLPAVADRLDAAFGRGSPGPPFRFVVGMGAALAIGVAFFPGILLPVGALAALQLVAGRTRSRGLALTVAATAVAGILLAPVVPDIVTSPGPELSSLVGEPSFSLLARLAPGTGPGTWPVAWFLPAAALIAFSLVGPPYRGRAWRATLAAISGVFLAWASAAGYLPAAFTNAPAYLALAAVAEATVVAYGLASIGSGIEREAFGYRQVAAGVVALLLAGGLVGQTFQAALGNWTIGPNALPSAWPLVSNEPGDFRILWLGRRSGDPFPAPGGDPSGIVEAGSATVRFAVTDRDGISALDVGRREEGAGYDYLRRTLTELLAGQTSHGGALLSPLAIRFIVAGEGDLPAAAAARLDAQLDLNLTPAGGLVIYNNSRVLPVAFVTSSPPFADAAGGTDLEPIASLPPPDVKSIASLPGGFGGTSTGGFGFVSEQDEGGWRAQTGGRTLGTEPAFGWGVGFDAAPGPVRLTYALQWIRTSEAIALALLWLAVLWITRRRVVR